AGAGCCGCTGTTCGCTGCATTCGAAGACGAGGCCAACAACGAGGCCCTGTAAGTCGATGTCGGGCCGACGAAAAGGCGCGCCGCGACGGCCTGTTCGGCAGGGGGTGAACCCATGCCGGGCATAGATGCATTCGCCGACCGACTGTCGAGTTACCTGGGTCCGGATCAGGTCAACCTGGTCCGCCGCGCCTACTACTACGCCGAGCAGGCCCATGACGGGCAGCGCCGCCGCAGCGGCGAGGCCTACGTCACGCACCCGCTCGCCGTCGCCAATATCCTCGCCGACATGCACATGGACCATCAGAGCCTGATGGCGGCCATGCTGCACGACGTGATCGAGGATACCGGCATCGCCAAGGAAGCGCTCACCGCGCAGTTCGGCGAGACCGTCTCGGAACTCGTGGACGGGGTCAGCAAGCTGACCCAGATGAACTTCGAATCCAAGGCCGAGGCGCAAGCCGAGAACTTCCAGAAGATGGCCATGGCGATGGCACGCGATATCCGCGTGATCCTGGTCAAGCTGGCCGACCGCCTGCACAACATGCGCACCCTGGAAGTGCTGTCCGGCGAGAAACGCCGGCGCATCGCCAAGGAAACCCTGGAAATCTACGCCCCCATCGCCAACCGCCTGGGTATGCACAGCGTGCGCGTGGAGTTCGAGGACCTCGGCTTCAAGGCCATGCACCCGATGCGCTCCGAGCGCATCCGCCAGGCGGTGAAGAAGGCCCGCGGCAACCGCCGCGAGATCGTCGGCAAGATCCAGGAATCGCTGGTCAACTGCCTCGCCCGCGAGGGCATGGAAGGCCAGGTCCTGGGCCGCGAGAAGCACCTGTTCAGCATCTACAAGAAGATGCGCGGCAAGCGCAAGGCGTTCAACGAGATCATGGACGTCTACGCCTTCCGCATCATCGTCGACAAGGTCGACACCTGCTACCGTGTGCTCGGCGCCGTGCACAACCTGTACAAGCCGTTCCCCGGTCGCTTCAAGGATTACATCGCGATTCCCAAGGCCAACGGCTACCAGTCGTTGCACACCACGCTGTTCGGCATGCACGGCGTGCCCATCGAGATCCAGATCCGCACCCGCGAGATGGAAGAGATGGCCAACCACGGGATCGCCGCGCACTGGCTGTACAAGTCCAGCGAGGACGAGTCGCCCAAGGGCACCCACGCCCGCGCCCGCCAGTGGGTGAAGGGCATCCTCGAGCTGCAGCAGCGCGCCGGCAACTCGCTGGAATTCATCGAGAACGTGAAGATCGACCTGTTCCCGGACGAGGTCTACGTGTTCACGCCCAAGGGTCGCATCATGGAGCTGCCCAAGGGCTCCACGGCGGTGGACTTCGCCTACGCGGTGCACACCGACGTCGGCAACAGCTGCATCGCCTGCCGCATCAACCGCCGCCTGGCGCCGCTGTCCGAACCGCTGCAGAGCGGCGCGACGGTGGAAATCGTCACAGCGCCGGGCACCCGGCCGAACCCGGCCTGGCTCAACTTCGTGGTCACCGGCAAGGCACGCACGCACATTCGCCATGCGCTCAAGCTGCAGCGCCGCTCCGAATCGATCAACCTCGGCGAGCGCCTGCTGAACAAGACCCTGGCCGGCTTCGACAGCCACCTGGAGAAGATCCCGCAGGAACGCATCCAGGGCGTGCTCAACGAGTACCGCATGGAAGTCTTCGAGGACCTGCTGGAAGAGATCGGCCTGGGCAATCGCATGGCCTACGTGGTCGCCCGCCGCCTGCTCTCCAGCGAAGGCGAGGAAGCGCCGAGCGCCGAAGGGCCGCTGGCGATCCGCGGCACCGAAGGCCTGGTCCTGAGCTACGCCAAGTGCTGTACGCCAATCCCGGGCGATCCGATCGTCGGCCACCTGTCCGCCGGCAAGGGCATGGTCGTGCACCTGGAGAACTGCCGGAACATCAGCGAAATCCGCCACAACCCCGAGAAATGCATCCAGCTCAGCTGGGCCAAGGATGTCACCGGGGAGTTCAACGTCGAACTGCGCGTCGAGCTGGAGCACCAGCGCGGCCTGATCGCCCTGCTGGCCACCAGCGTCAACGCCGCCGACGGCAACATCGAGAAGATCAGCATGGACGAGCGCGACGGCCGCATCAGCGTGGTCCAGCTCGTCGTCAGCGTGCATGACCGTGTGCACCTGGCCCGCGTCATCAAGAAGCTGCGTGCGCTCAAGGGCGTGATCCGCATCACCCGCATGCGCAGCTGATCCCACCCCAAGGAGTCGACATGACCAAGACCGTTATCCACACCGACAAGGCCCCGGCCGCCATCGGCACCTACTCCCAGGCGATCAAGGCTGGCAACACCGTGTATGTCTCCGGTCAGATCCCGCTGGACCCGCAGACCATGGAACTGGTCGAGGGCTTCGAAGAGCAGACCGTCCAGGTCTTCGAGAACCTGAAAGCCGTGATCGAAGCGTCCGGCGGCTACCTGCACGACGTGGCCAAGCTGAACATCTTCCTCACCGACCTGTCGCACTTCGCCAAGGTCAACGAGATCATGGGCAAGTACTTCACCCAGCCCTACCCGGCCCGCGCCGCCATCGGCGTCGCCGCCCTGCCCAAGGGTGCCCAGGTCGAGATGGACGCCATCGTCGTCCTGGAATAAGCCGCACCTCCCGAACGGGGCCTTCAGGGCCCCGTTCTTTTGTCTGCAAGGAGCAAACATGCGTCGCGCCCTGATCCTGAGCGCCCTGATCGGCCTGCTCACCGGCTGCGCCGGCACCCCGTCCGACCCTTCCGGCATCTGGGTCAACCAGGCCGCCATCGATGCCGCCGGCAAGGGCGGCAAGCTGCGCGAGGCGCTGCTGGCCTACGGCCCGAACCTGGAATGGAAGCTGGACACCAAGATCCAGCAAGCCACCTTCAGCAACGGCTTCGAGCTGGGCGAAGGCCAGTTGACCAGCGAAGACCCCACGCATTACCGCGTCGACTTCTACGGCAGCAACCAGGAAACCCTGGAGCTGGACGGCAAGGAACTGGTGCAGGTGGGCAGCGACAACTGGCCCGAGCAGCGCTTCATCCGCCCGAAGCAGCAACCCACCGCCCAGAGCCCCGCCGGCAGCACCTTCCAGAATGCCCTGTACGCGGCCTACCTCAACGGTACCTGGGTGATCGAGGAAGGCCAGGGCAAGGGCAGCAAGGTCAAGTTCCTGCCCAACGGCAGCCTCGAAGGCATGCCCGGTGCCGACCGCTACGCGCTGTGCCTGGCCGGCGACTGCGCGGCCATGAGCGGCGACAACGACAGCATCTGGCTGCAACAGGGCCAGCAGGGCCGCGAGTACCTGTTCGAACGCGACGGCGACAAGCTGGAACTGTTCGAGGCGGTGAACCGCGCCCAGGCCGACGAGATGCCGGAGTACGCGCCGGGCAACAAGGTCTGGACCCTGGAGCGCGACTGATCCGCGCGAGCGGGCTGGCGTGCTCGAATGGCAACAGTCAGCGCAGCCCGCTCCACAGCAGCCAGCCACCCAGCGCCAGCAACAGGCCGCCGCAGAGGCGGTCCAGCGCGGTGACCCGGCGCTTGAGCCAGCCGCGCCAGCGCGGACGATCCAGCAGGCGCACCAGCGCCATATCCCACACCAGCACCACCACGCCCATCCACAGCACACAGACGCCCAGCGCCCAGCCCGGCAGGTGGAACTGGCCGAGCACGCCGAACAGCCCGGTATAGAAGATCGGCAGCTTGGGGTTCAGGCTGCTGGCGAGCAGGCCTTCGCGCATGCCCCGCAGAAATCCCCCACTCCGCTGCTCACCCAGCTCCGTGGGAATCTCCAGCTCCCGCCGCGCCAGCAGCGCCTGGCCACCGAGCCAGACGAAGTAGGCGCCGCCCAGCAACTGCACGATGCGCAGCCCGTGGCTCGCCACCTCCGGCAACAGGCCGAGAACGAACAGCACCAGCAGCATGCTGGCGAGATTGGCCAGGGCGATACCCGCCGCGCAGCCATCGGCATGCCTTCGACCTCGCAACAGCGCAGCGCGGATCAGCAGGAAGAAATCCGGCCCCGGCGACAGCAGGGCGGCGAAGTGGGTGCTGGCGACCAGCGCGAAGGCGGCGAACATGGCGATCTCCCGAGAGTGGCGAGCGGCAGTCTGGAAGGACCGATGCAGCGCAGTCTTGGAAGAAACTCAGGTGCGTGTGGCGCGCAGGAAGTGCCCGGGCGTGACACCGGTGAAGCGACGGAAGGTGCCGGAGAAATGCGCCTGGTCGTAGAAGCCCAGGGCCAGCGCGACGTCCAGCGGCTTATCGCCCGCCACCAGCAAGCGCTTGGCTTCGCGGATACGCCGTTGCAGCAGGTAGGTGTGCGGCGGCACGCCGTAGGCGTTGCGGAAGGCCTCGATCAGGTGGCGTGGATGGCGTTGCAGGAGCGCGGCGAGGTCTTCGAGGCTGACCGCTTCACGGTAATGCGCTTCCAGGTAGTCCCGCAGCCGTGCGGTCACGCCGTTGTCGCGGCCAGCCGAGACGTTCGGGCGCATGCCGCCGTGGCGGACGAACACCAGCTCCAGCAGCGCCAGCAGTTCGCTCTCCAACGCCAACGCATCGTTGCACTCGAACTCCGTGGCGACACGCCGCAGCGCCTCCGCCACCTGCCCGTCATCGTGCGGATTGAGTGCCTGGAAGCCGCGCGGCAGTTGCTTGCGCCCGAGCAACGGGAGCAGACGCGACTCCTCGATGTAGAGCATGCGGTAGACCAGCCGCTCGGACTCGGCATTGCCGGTGTGCGGCTCCTCCGGGTTCATCAGCGACAGGGTGCCGGCGGGCAGCACATGGTGCGCGCCGCGGCACTGGTAGCCGCCGGCGCCGTGGAGGATGGCGCCGATGGCGAAGGCATCGTGGCTGTGACGGCCGAACGGCTGGCCGGAGAAGTCCGCATGGAACAACTCCACCCCCGGCAACCAGGGGCGCGCCAGCAGCCGGTTGGCGTCCATCTCAGTCCTGTTTTCCGGCGAGGATGGCCGCGTAGCCTTCGCGGAAGCTCGGGTAGCGTGGCGCCCAGCCCAGCGCACGGGCGCGGGCGTTGCGGCAACGCTTGCTGCCGGCGCGGCGCACGCTCTGCTCGGCGGACCAGTGGGTGACGCCCAGCTGCTCGCGCAGCCAGCCGACTACTTCGTGCATCGCGGCGGGATCGTCATCGACGCCGATATAGCACTCGTCCAGCGCAACACCGCTGCGGTCGGCTTCCAGGAGCGTGGCCAGCAGGCCGGCGGCGTCCTCGGCGTGAATGCGATTGGCATACAACGGCGGCTCGCTGGCCACGCGGTAGCCGTCGCGCACCTGCTTGAGCAACCATTCGCGGCCGGGGCCATAGATACCGGTCAGGCGCACGACGCTGGCGGGAATGTCGCTGTGCAGCGCCAGCCGCTCGGCTTCGAGCATCACGCTGCCGGAGTAGCTTTCGGCCTCGGCGGGCGAGGTTTCGTCGATCCACTCGCCCTCGCGCTGGGCATACACGCCGCTGCTGGAGACGAACAGCAGGCGCTTGGGCAATTGCCCGCGCTGCCGCAACCAGCCGAGGGTGTTGCGCAGGCCGTCGACGTAGGCGGCGCGATAGCCGGCTTCGTCATGCTGGGTGGCCGCCGCGCAGAAGACCAGGTAATCCAGCCGGCCGATCGGCCAGGTGTCCGGGCATTCCAGTTGCGCCAGGTCGCCGGCCACCGGCAGCACCTCGAAGGGCAGCGCGGCGATGTTGCGGCGCAGGCCGTGGACGCGCCAGTCGCGCGCGGCCAGTTGGCGTCCCAGGCGGCTGCCGACGTCGCCGCAACCGACGATCATCAGGCTCGGGAAGGTGCTCGTACTCATGCTTGGCTCCGTGAATCGAGGGCTGGGAGTGTAGCGGTTGGTTCGCGGCGGTGCAGCCGCTATGCTTGGGCCACCTCAACGGATTCAGTGCCATGACCCTTACCGAACTGCGCTACATCGTCACGCTTGCCCAGGAGCAACATTTCGGCCGCGCCGCCGAGCGCTGCCACGTCAGCCAGCCGACCCTGTCGGTGGGCGTGAAGAAGCTGGAAGACGAACTCGGTGTGCTGATCTTCGAGCGCAGCAAGAGCGCGGTGCGCCTGACCCCGGTGGGCGAAGGCATCGTCGCGCAGGCGCAGAAGGTACTGGAGCAGGCCCAGGGCATCCGCGAACTGGCCCAGGCCGGCAAGAACCAGCTGACCTCGCCGCTCAAGGTCGGCGCCATCTACACCATCGGCCCGTACCTGTTCCCGCACCTGATTCCGCAGCTGCACCGGGTCGCTCCGCAGATGCCGCTGTACATCGAGGAGAACTTCACCCACATCCTGCGCGACAAGCTGCGCACCGGCGAGCTGGACGCGATCATCATCGCCCTGCCGTTCCAGGAAGCCGACGTGCTGACCCTGCCGCTGTTCGACGAACCGTTCTATGTG
This Pseudomonas sp. ATCC 13867 DNA region includes the following protein-coding sequences:
- the spoT gene encoding bifunctional GTP diphosphokinase/guanosine-3',5'-bis pyrophosphate 3'-pyrophosphohydrolase, coding for MPGIDAFADRLSSYLGPDQVNLVRRAYYYAEQAHDGQRRRSGEAYVTHPLAVANILADMHMDHQSLMAAMLHDVIEDTGIAKEALTAQFGETVSELVDGVSKLTQMNFESKAEAQAENFQKMAMAMARDIRVILVKLADRLHNMRTLEVLSGEKRRRIAKETLEIYAPIANRLGMHSVRVEFEDLGFKAMHPMRSERIRQAVKKARGNRREIVGKIQESLVNCLAREGMEGQVLGREKHLFSIYKKMRGKRKAFNEIMDVYAFRIIVDKVDTCYRVLGAVHNLYKPFPGRFKDYIAIPKANGYQSLHTTLFGMHGVPIEIQIRTREMEEMANHGIAAHWLYKSSEDESPKGTHARARQWVKGILELQQRAGNSLEFIENVKIDLFPDEVYVFTPKGRIMELPKGSTAVDFAYAVHTDVGNSCIACRINRRLAPLSEPLQSGATVEIVTAPGTRPNPAWLNFVVTGKARTHIRHALKLQRRSESINLGERLLNKTLAGFDSHLEKIPQERIQGVLNEYRMEVFEDLLEEIGLGNRMAYVVARRLLSSEGEEAPSAEGPLAIRGTEGLVLSYAKCCTPIPGDPIVGHLSAGKGMVVHLENCRNISEIRHNPEKCIQLSWAKDVTGEFNVELRVELEHQRGLIALLATSVNAADGNIEKISMDERDGRISVVQLVVSVHDRVHLARVIKKLRALKGVIRITRMRS
- a CDS encoding RidA family protein, yielding MTKTVIHTDKAPAAIGTYSQAIKAGNTVYVSGQIPLDPQTMELVEGFEEQTVQVFENLKAVIEASGGYLHDVAKLNIFLTDLSHFAKVNEIMGKYFTQPYPARAAIGVAALPKGAQVEMDAIVVLE
- a CDS encoding LysE family translocator, whose amino-acid sequence is MFAAFALVASTHFAALLSPGPDFFLLIRAALLRGRRHADGCAAGIALANLASMLLVLFVLGLLPEVASHGLRIVQLLGGAYFVWLGGQALLARRELEIPTELGEQRSGGFLRGMREGLLASSLNPKLPIFYTGLFGVLGQFHLPGWALGVCVLWMGVVVLVWDMALVRLLDRPRWRGWLKRRVTALDRLCGGLLLALGGWLLWSGLR
- a CDS encoding helix-turn-helix transcriptional regulator, whose product is MDANRLLARPWLPGVELFHADFSGQPFGRHSHDAFAIGAILHGAGGYQCRGAHHVLPAGTLSLMNPEEPHTGNAESERLVYRMLYIEESRLLPLLGRKQLPRGFQALNPHDDGQVAEALRRVATEFECNDALALESELLALLELVFVRHGGMRPNVSAGRDNGVTARLRDYLEAHYREAVSLEDLAALLQRHPRHLIEAFRNAYGVPPHTYLLQRRIREAKRLLVAGDKPLDVALALGFYDQAHFSGTFRRFTGVTPGHFLRATRT
- a CDS encoding NAD-dependent epimerase/dehydratase family protein yields the protein MSTSTFPSLMIVGCGDVGSRLGRQLAARDWRVHGLRRNIAALPFEVLPVAGDLAQLECPDTWPIGRLDYLVFCAAATQHDEAGYRAAYVDGLRNTLGWLRQRGQLPKRLLFVSSSGVYAQREGEWIDETSPAEAESYSGSVMLEAERLALHSDIPASVVRLTGIYGPGREWLLKQVRDGYRVASEPPLYANRIHAEDAAGLLATLLEADRSGVALDECYIGVDDDPAAMHEVVGWLREQLGVTHWSAEQSVRRAGSKRCRNARARALGWAPRYPSFREGYAAILAGKQD
- the oxyR gene encoding oxidative stress transcriptional regulator OxyR, with product MTLTELRYIVTLAQEQHFGRAAERCHVSQPTLSVGVKKLEDELGVLIFERSKSAVRLTPVGEGIVAQAQKVLEQAQGIRELAQAGKNQLTSPLKVGAIYTIGPYLFPHLIPQLHRVAPQMPLYIEENFTHILRDKLRTGELDAIIIALPFQEADVLTLPLFDEPFYVLMPADHAWTAKPSIDAELLNDKSLLLLGEGHCFRDQVLEACPTTRKGDENKHTTVESSSLETIRHMVASGLGVSVLPFSAVDSHHYAPGVIEVRPFTAPVPFRTVAIAWRASFPRPRAIEVLADSIRLCSVAKPTVKGEAEPA